Genomic DNA from Nomascus leucogenys isolate Asia chromosome 10, Asia_NLE_v1, whole genome shotgun sequence:
CAGCCCTGCTCTCCTCATATAGCTATTATTTAGCATGGGAGatcattcatcaaatattcttAGGAAATAAATGTGTCATTACCAATGGTAATGAGCACTGCGAAGGAAGGAACTGGGTGAAGAGTTCACCAGGGGCAACTGACCTAGTTTGCGATGGACAAACTAGCCTGGAAAAGCAAATCTTTGGTAATTATATGCAATGTATGAATAAgtaattacatgaaaatttttGAATAGCTATCATGGGGAAGGAGAATTGCACTGGTGGTGAAGGACACAAGACGTAGAATTAGGAGCCTGTCATGGGAAAACTGCAAGCAGACTCAATCTACCTGTAGTTCTCCCATGAAGGGCTCCTAATTCCTAATGAAGGAATTGTTTGAAAGTCTGAGCTACACACACAGTGAGGGTTTTCCGCAGTGTTTAACTGCCAACACTTACAcaacattcactcatttattcctcaagACAACCTCATGAGGATTATCATCCCTGGAGCCCCACACCATTCCCCACATGCTTGCATAGCTTGGTGCCCTTCAAAGGAGATCTGTGCATTGAGGGTGGTATGGCCTGACCGGGGCCTTTCAGAATGCATTCATTTACAAATTTCCATACCAAGTTAAATAAGAACTTTTAGGTACaaacagttgtcccttggtatctgtaggggattggttccaggacctcccaaggataccaaaatctgcagatgctcatgTCTCATATGACATggcatatttgcatataacctacatacatcctcctgtatactttaaatcatttctcaaCTACTTATACCTAATGCAGTGTAAACGCTAGAGTTGTCATactgtatttcttaaaatttgtattacttttattgTTGGGgcttttctccaaatattttcaatctgcagttggttgaatgcCCAGATGAGGAACTGTGAATATGGAGGGCCTACTGCCCTAGTTTGAGGCAATGATTACTGTAAATATGACCCCTAGCCTACTGTGGCATGTAGGGAATGCTTACAAATGGGATAATATTCATGTAATAGCAAAAAACATGTTGAGAGGCAGACTAGTACTCTGGCTATCAGCTTGGGGATTAGACCATGCTGAGTGAGTTCAGTTCAACTGTTTATGACTTCGTGACCTTAGGCAACATAAGCACTCTAGTCGGTTTCTTTATccgtaaaatgggagtaatactGACACTTacaggttgttgtgaggattaaattagatgatCCAAGTAAATTACAAGAGCATGCTTGGCACATTGTAAGCACTCAAATATTAGCCACTAGTATTAGATATTTTGTTATTGCCTACTACTTTACAGATGTATGGTGGATATGCTTACCCATAGTAAAAATGATGTCCAGACTATATTACGGTGATCTTGATGGGATCTTATTGAACATAAagcaagctttaaaaaaaattataaatgaaaagttaCTCCTTCCCTAAGATGACCTCATTATGACTACACTAACAGCACTTGCATCTTTTTTACAGTAGCAAATATATTTGCATCAAAGTGTAATTACAACTCATTTTTAGCAGTGATACATGAATGTAATTCCAATTACTGACATTCTTCTTAAAAAGAATTATAGCTGATTTTCCCCATGGTCTGGGGCACCTAACATGGCACCtaattttgcaataaaaatgCTAAGTACATGTTATTTCCATTCCCTAGTATATAACCTTACACTTAGAATATCATTAAATAGGTCCATAAAATAGCTATCATGTATTTAGTGCCTATTGCTCACCACCTTGTACTTGATAAGCTGCACAGATTACTTAATTTTTCCCTCAAAACAACCCTAAAGAGAGTATGACAAATAGCATTTCTTGCTCACAATTTGAGGATATTATTCAAAAAGATTAACTGGAAGGTACACTTTTGTGGCAGCTCATTAAGCTATGCATTCgtgtacttttctgtatgtatgtgaCACttcaattaaaagttttaaaaagagggaCAAGTAGCTAAAAGTTCATTCAAGTAGCTATTATACAAACTATCTGTAAAGTGCTGAAatgtttaggaggccaaggcgggcagatcacgaggtcaggagttcgagaccggcctgggcaacatggtgaaaccctgtctctactaaaaatacaaaaattagccgggtgtggtggcatgcacctgtaatcccagctacttgggaggctgaggcaggagaattgcttgaacccaggaggtagaagttgcagtgagccaagatcatgccactgcactcctgagactctgtctctggaaaaaaaaaaaaaaaatagaccaagATAtgggtatattttatattttccaaaatgatgaAATTTCTTCCCATTTCAAAATAGTATTTGTTGTCGAGATTTACCTGAATATTCAAAAGCCATTCTTATGAGTAAAGATGAAGTGTcattttcatttaactttaaaGGAGGTCTTCTATTCATATGGTTCATTATCCAATAGTAATGTACTTTTCTTACTTAATGTGATTTACAGTTACAAGAATGTTTCTCCCTTCTTGTGACAGGTTTCgtgatgagaaaatgaaagaaaaacaaagacaccaAGAGGAAAGGCTAAAAGCTGCTCTGGAAAAAGCAGTAGCACAACCAAAGAAAAAGGTTTGTTTTGCTATTAATAGATCCAGCCATATCAATATGTGAGTGCCTCTgtggtacaaaaacaaaatactttatttGTCTAACTTATCCAGGTTGAACTTCAGAAAGATAATCTTTCTTGCTTACAGCTTCAATTGGTCTCTCTGGTTCCTTGTTACTTTTAGAATAATTCAAATTAGTGGCTCTCCAGTTAGATACACTTTTCAGTAAAAGaagcctcttctctcctctttttagCCCTAGGTTCATTaaaatcagataattttttttctttttagttttttggaatAGATTATAAAAACATATGGTTCAAAGTTCAAAAGATACGAGAGTATTCAGTATAAAGTCAGTCTTCCTCAGTTCCCCTTCCTGGAGTCAACCACTGTTAACAGGTTCATTTGCATCCTTCTggaaatatacatacacaaatatgtatttatgtacatattCTTTTCCTTACTAATGATAGCTAGGaacttggcttctttcactcagtaatgTTTTGGAGATGTGAACCCAGAGAATCACAAGTAACTGTGGGGACTGTGTACAATCCCCACATTGTAAAGACAATGAGATTGACAGTTGGAGTTAAAATGATTTGCCCAGAGCCACTTTGACTTAGTAGCACAATCAGGACCAGAAGCCAAAGTTCTTCATTTTGCAAGACTACCTGTCCAATCAGAAGTTTGGGATTAGGTAGTCAGGTACATGTGGTCCATCAATTCTACACAGGGTAAGGAGTTTGTATCTATATGCCACTCTTTCCCTCCTCTGGGATAGCGTCTGAAATATATTCCAGAAAGACAATTTCATGGTTATCTGCAAAGCTACTGCGGATGCTGATTCTTACCACAGTGATAGCTAACACATAAcgaatgcttactgtgtgcctTACAACTAACCACAAGAGGTAAGAACTTGAAAACAATTCTGAAGTATGGGAATTGTTAATATGTGTCAGGCCAAAAAAATgattacttcaaaatattttattgaaataaatactTCATCTTAAAAAGGGTATTTATCTAGTTCAATTCTTTCCATGAAGACTTTCCTCACCTGTCCTCTCCTCCCAAGAATTAACCATTCATCACCCTTCCACATGGACTACTTAGTAAACCCACcaaattgaaattattatttttcaatatattcaACTTTCCTTCTAGACCATGAGTTTGTATCCCTAATACCTGGCACATCATGGATACTTGATGTGTAGTGGGTTAACAGACTAAAAATGAGTATAAAAACTAAAACGGgaaaaaattgggggaaaaaatggtTATCTGATAAATCAACAACACACAAAGACCTCTGGTAGAAGCTGACCCAGTTAGGACACTTCATCATTGCTAATTTTCTCAGACAGTATTAATAACAAATGTTACCAAAGATCTCTGACAGTTAGAAATTCCAATATTACAGAAGGAATTCAGACATTCTAGTCCCCCAAGGACATTTTTGTTGTTACAGTGATGGGGTAAAGTGCTATTGTTATTTAGGTTCTCTGGGGCTGGCAATGCAGGGGACAATCTCACATAAGAATTGTCCTACAATGTCAATAGTGCCTTTTGAACACAGCGGCAATGTCCCATCAAATCTCATAGAATTATGGTAGTTTCCCCACTTACACATTTAATTTATACAAATTCAgctataaaagcaaaacaaaataaaaagcggAGGAGGGAATcccaaaagtaaagagaaaaataagtagtAATATACTTGAGTATATATGACCCAGAGAGAATGAATAGGTATGAACTAGGGGTTTCCCAAAGCCTCTTCTGTTGGGAACACCTCCAGAAGCCAACCAGTGTTCAAGATGGTACGTGGTTTTCTGGACTTTTTATTTAACAAGATTTCTAAATGCTAGTCAGGTGCTCAACAGGAGAAAGCCATCTCTTCCAACCATGGAGGAAAAACTGGCACTTACTGAGAAATAAAATGGTGGCCTTCAACATGGTGCTTTTCTAGGCTGACCACATTTGAACCGTATACTATTTGATGACTTTACCTAAGTTTTCCCACTTTCCAATAAAACCTAACTGCTGTGCCTTCTGCATACTTATCAGTGTCCAGTTTGCTACTCAACTTTGCCTAGCATGTTAGACATCCGTTAGGTTATAAGTCCCTTTTAACTGTGATTAGTTAATATTACAAACCATATTATTCCTTGTAAAAATCAAGTTAATATTGGTATTTCACAAATTTCAATAGAAAATGGCtatgctcaaaaaatattaagtattttgtttttcttttgtttcagttgGGAAGACGACTTGTCTTTCATTCAAAACCTCCATCTGGTAACAAACAGCAGCTACCTTtagtcaatgaaacaaaaacaaaatcacaagagGAAGAATATTTTTTTACTTGAATAAAAGCAGTAAGACATTTTATTACCAGAATGTCTTAGGTGTATTTTGTAAAGTTTGGCTTTCACTAATGGCAATATTCTGCCCCATGTACCAGGCCTAATCAATTTGAGGAAGACAGGCCCTTGTTCTAAGGGCTACAGGCTTAGGAATgagttattttttttgttgttgaagtcGTTAAGTATTCATATCGTAAGTATTATTCCATATAGCTAAACATTTTTATCTGTACTTTGAGTTGTTCCACTTGGGGATACACAAAGATAATTTACTGATAAAACTATGGTAAATGAACACTGAAGTGTAATAATGGCCATTCTCTTACAACATGAGGATGATATATTTTCTCAACCCATCTGTAGGGAAGTTCATAGCATACTGTTATTACTATGGAATATACAATTTAACAATGTACAACCCTAAAATACCTGAAGGGTTTTGAGGGGCTTAAAACTCAATCTCGAGGTTACAGTCTCAGAACATAATGGTGAGACTGGTTTTTATTTGACATTACATTTTGTTCAGAGAACTTTCTTCTCTTCAGTGAACAAACCGTATGCTTTCAGCCTGAATGTCAGTTCCCAATTTCTGTTGTGTCCTGTCTGtacaatcattttaatttttagaagatgTTTCAATTTTAGCTACAATATGTGCAATTAGCTTATACTGACACAGAATTAACATGTAATTTACTGActactaagtaaaataagacagTATATTATTAATaccaagaaaatgtttaattttatacatGTTAAAAGTGGctcaaaaataactttaaaagaaaaagttgcaTTTAAAAGGTCTCagctaataaataattttacaagaAAAGGTCTGAAATTCACCTTCATAAAAATATCTAAAGCATATAAATAATTatcctttatgaaaaaaaaagaatcttgggctcacaaaagaaaagcaacttaaatgaaattcagtggcttttaaagCATTAGTTCTGTGAGTAATCTTTCCCAATTGGTTCAACATTTCAGCTTTGCTTGTAAATATCTGAATACAAACAGTTCACAAGTCaagttgaaaaacaaacaaatctttattgtctagaaatatatataaaaaaaaaaccccccaCAAAAGATGCTATTCTCTCATTTCcccatcttcttcctcttcttccacaCCTCTGATATAAAGGACATTATTACACCTGTAAATAGAAAAAGTCGATTTTGTTGTTCCAACCAGAAACCATGTATGATCtgaattactgtatttttattatgaaaatactgAATGCTATATTTACAATattcttgtctctaaaaaaatttttaaatatattcgttttaaaaaaaagtttcacatagATTTGTTGAAAAGCACATGGCACTTATTTTCCACCATGTGGTTGTTATAAAATGACATCTTTATGattttccaaaggaaataattaCCAGAATTTGGAGCTTTGAAGCTAGTACAGAAAATCAACATAACAAAACAGCCAGACCCAACTAAAATTCAAAACTAAGTTCCTGCAATGAAGGCCACTGCAAAAGATTATAGCTAAGAGCTAGAAAATTTAACATCAACACTAGAAAAATCTTTTGGCCAGTtccaaaacatttgaaaacttaCCTTTGACAAGTTTAACAATTTCAAAGACTTCTGAAGGCTAACTGTAAAGTATTataatagtgatttttttaaaaaaagtaattccaAAATTGAGGCACTAATATATTTAGAACAGGTATTCCTAATGCTCACCAGTAACTCCTTACGTATACTACTGCTGTTTGTTACCTTATTAAAACTTCACCCAGATGTCCAGACAAAGCTCCATCTATGTATTCTTCTGTATTTGCAAgctttcaataaaaagaaatatattagtATAATCATACGGGAGGAAAATATTACAATACAGCTAATATTGGTGAGAGAACTCATTAACTGAGAACTTTCTATACCAACAACTCAAATTTATCTATAATTAATAGAAGATGAGCTTTCTATTACTATTGTAGTacttttggtttcatataaaccttcaataaaattaatattcacGGATGTagaacaaatatataataaagcttGTTTCAACATAAGTTTCTGAATCTCCCAGGTTATGTAATATTTCTTTCTATTAGATATCAAAACAGTGTGTGGAAGAAGGCAGTCTCTAATTTATGAATAAATTGTGAttaaaaagttttctgaaaattCATTCTAAAGAACCAGACGTTAAGTTTTCTCAGAGTAAAACATTATAAATCATATTGAGGTGTCCAGATGGGTATATGAAAGCTATGGCTAACATGCCAAATACTTTTATATTAGTCAACAACCAAAGCAAATAATTGActaagaattttcttcttttcctgtcttttaagaaacagggtctccctctattgcccaggctggaatgcagtggcacaatcatagctgaccaaaaccttgaactcctgggctcctcctgcctcaacctcctgagtagctaggactaaaagCATGTGCCACAAAGCCTGGCtacttcaaaacaattttttttgtagagatgagatcttgctatattgcccaagctggtcttgaatttctgccttcaagtgatcctcccaccttggcctcccaaagtgctgggattacaggcatgagctaccacatctgggcctgaataaaaattttttttaaattatgtactaATAAACAGGGAAAAACAAGTTCTTAAGAGAAAGTTAAATAGTTAACAGTGACCTTTACAGTTATTTTGGTGAACTATAGCAAAGTAGTGTGTTTCCCTTACGGTATTATTATGAATCAAATGTCTGAGCTCTTCTTACTTTACAGTTATTTTGgtgaattatttctaattttatatcaaaatgtTTAGCTTTCCTTCTACATATAGGTAACAAGCTTTacttataattaaaagaaaaatcacaatcaATGCCACCTGGGACTCAGAGACGGCACTAAGGAGTGATAGGAGAGAGGGAGGTTTCCTTCACAACTAGGCatgtggaaaaggaaaagaaaaatagggctTAACAATAAGGATTAAAATAGGATGTTTCATAAGGCATGAAAAACATGTTAATGAACACTACTACTGGATGTTACTCCCTCccttatagaaaacaaaaactaatctCCATTATCCAGATGATACAGTTTTGTCTGAAATATACCAGGTTGTTGAGATAATTAGTTTGTATATAACAGCTGTAAGAAATAATGTATTAAGagcaattaattttttgtaaaaagcAATTACAACCTTTAACTGGTTTCTAAATGACACAATAATGCTCCAAATACTTTCTATCATGTATTAAATTCAGTCTTCACCATCACTTAACAGGCTCTCTATGGACGCCATTTTAACCTAACTTTCTGTCATTCTTCCCTTAACTCAATCTGCTCTGGCCTTTTTGCTGTGCCTTGAACACACCAAGCATGCttctgccacagggcctttgtacttgctgttcCCTCAAACTGGGATGCTTTTCCCCAGATACTCACCTGAGTTGTACACTAATTCTGGTATCTTCCAGGTTTCGCCTCCTCAGAGAGGCTATCCTATATAATACTGCACATACTGTCTATTCCCTTTTTCTTCATGGATGGCATCTATCATGCCTATTATCACATTATATTACCACCTCCCACCACTAAAACATAAACtgttgagggcagggactttgttttgttcaatGCTATAttcacagtgccaggcacataatggaactcaataaatatttgctgagtgaacaAATTCAAACACTGGTATCAATATGGTTGACTACTCAAAGTGGTTGGTTACTCAGACATTTTGGAACTCTAGCAGGGTCACTAGCAAGCTATattaattctaaaacaaaattcaCCCTTtggaagtgtacaattcagtggttttcagtatattcaaaaacctgtgcaactatcaccactaattccagaatattttcatcacaatTCATATACTTCCCAGATTTTTCTATGGTCTTGGTAAATGATTCCTGTTTAAGGAATTTTCCAAACTCAAACTATGCTTTGGGGACCTTAACGTCATGTGCTCAGGTGGTAATTGCCTAAGTTAAGGAAAATCATAGCTCTCTGCCTACTTAAGTACTCCTTTTAGTACTCTGCTTACAAGTATGGAATCCTTGGATTCATGATTGGATTGACCACCTGTCTTGATAGCCTTTAAAAACCTGCCTGGAAACTACTaccattaaaaaacaacaaaaaaccccaaactaattttttaaatgtgcaaaagaCATCaacaggcatttctccaaagataaacaaatggccaataaacacatgaaaaggtgctccacATCATtagcgaaatgcaaatcaaaaccacaataagataccaaccacttcacacccattagaataaCTATTTTATAAACATCCACAGAAAATAATcagtgttagtgaggatgtggagaaactggaacccttgtgcattgctggtgggtgTGTAAAACCACatagctgctgtggaaaataCTGTGACAgttactcaaaagaaaaaaaaatttctctgccatccagcctagagtgcagtggtgcgatcacagctcactgcagcttcaacctccccaggctcaggtgatcctcccacctcagcttcctgagtagctgggaacacaggtgcccacaccaccatgcctagctaatttttgtattttttttgtagagatgcagtttcactatgttgcccaggctggtctcaaactcctgggctcaagcaatctgctgcctcagcctcctaaagtgctgggattacaggcatgagccaccatgcttggcctcctTAAAAAATTAGACATAGAATTACCAgtaatccagtaattccacttctaggtatataccccaaagagcTGAAAGCAGGGACTGGAACAGACATTTGTATACCcacgttcacagcagcattatttactaCAGTCCAAAGAGGGAAGCAACCCAGTGTCCACCAAGAGGCAAATGGATTAGAAtgggtatatccatacaatggaatattattcagtcataaaaaggaaattctgaccatgctacaacatggatgaaccgtGAATAATACACTGTGCTAAGtcaaacaagccagacacaaaaggataatatacgattccacttatatgaggtattaTGCATGGTCAAATTCATAGACatgtagaatagtggttaccaggggttagTTAGGTGGAGGAAGGAATggaaaattattgtttaatgtttaattgtaaaataattgtttaatgtaaaattattgtttaatgggcaaAAAATTTCACTTTTGGATGATAAAAAAGTTCCAGAAATGGATAATGGTGATGGCTGCAGAACAATGTGaaggtacttaatgccactgaattatacacttaaaaatggttagagTGGCAAAACtgtaatgtatattttaccacaataaaaaaaaattaattacaaaaaaaaccaccaaaacacATGGCCGAATCATTTACAGAAATTCGTTTGACAGACATACAGTCAGGTCAATTCCTTCGGCAGATCTGTCTTTCCCCTGAAGGAATGAATTTCCTCAATAGCTTTGGTGTTGTGCCTTTAGCATCCATTAAAAGACTCAAGAATTTCACTTGAAAACTTTCTTTCAGGGCTAAATGtgagaaatgttttgttttctccagCAAATTAGTGTGTTTCCCTTATGGTATTATTATGAATCGAATGTCTGAGCTCTTCTTTAACTACTAGGAATAAAATCTGTAGCTGAATTCTGGTTTAAGTCCATGTCTTATACCCTAGTATATCACAGTATCTTCCCTGGCTTTgactttatttttgaatttggCTGTATATTTGTCAGTTTAATTGTATGTATTCTTATTAGTCAGActaaatctttgagaaataagGTGAAGCAAAACAAATGCAATGTTATGACCTTTACAGCTCTTTAGCTTACCTGCATGTTCATGTAGCCATCTACAGATACCAGATAGCCCTTGTACTCCATTCCCCACTTAAGTTTCACCATCACTGGCTTTCCTGTTAGTCCATTGAGGAAAGGTTTGGGATTGAGGGGTAAACTCtgcacaaagaacaaaaaaggatccaattaattatttttcctcccaCCACCAACTCTCTTCTACCGAATCACCA
This window encodes:
- the SNRPF gene encoding small nuclear ribonucleoprotein F translates to MSLPLNPKPFLNGLTGKPVMVKLKWGMEYKGYLVSVDGYMNMQLANTEEYIDGALSGHLGEVLIRCNNVLYIRGVEEEEEDGEMRE